In Bdellovibrionota bacterium, the genomic stretch TTGAATGGAAGCGGGCGCGAACACGGGGAGACGATAGTCGCCATGCCCTCCCCCTTTCGTGCTTTGAAAATAATCGGATTGAGCCGGAAGAATTCCGCCCAGCCCCGGGCCGCCCCGGACGATATTGACGATCACTCCGGGAAGATGTGCGCCGGCCATATAACTGATCGCCTCTTGCATCAGGCTGATACCGGGACTCGAGGAGGTCGTAAAAACCGGCAGGCCGCTCGCCGCGGCTCCGAAAAGCATGTTGCTTGCGGCGATTTCGCTTTCCGCCTGCACGAAGACACCGTCGACCTCGGGAAGGCGTTTGGAAAGATATTCCGCCACTTCGTTTTGCGGAGTGATGGGATAACCGAAATAATATTTCGCGCCGACCCTCACGGCCGCTTCGGCGATCGCTTCATTCCCTTTCATCAGCTGGCGGCTCATTTCGGATCCCCCCTCTTTCTTCCATAGACGTCGATGCCGACGTCGGGACACGCTACGGCGCACAACTTGCAGCCCGTGCACTCCGATTCGTTCACCACATCGGCGTAAAAATAGCCCTGTTGATTAATCTTCCTCGACATTTGAATCACATGCTTGGGACACGCATCCACGCAAAGACCGCATCCTTTGCATCTCTCATGGCGAATTTGAGGGTGGGGCATTAATTCTTCTCCCACGGCCGGT encodes the following:
- a CDS encoding 4Fe-4S binding protein yields the protein MPHPQIRHERCKGCGLCVDACPKHVIQMSRKINQQGYFYADVVNESECTGCKLCAVACPDVGIDVYGRKRGDPK